GTATAGACATATTTGAAAGTGAAAATCTAAAACTATTAAAGGAAAGAATGCCTGTTGAATTTCTTAATGATAGACAAATAGGAAATATGGCGTCATATATTTACGATGAAAATGGTAATCCATTAAAATTAAAGCTTAATACAGAATTTATAAGACTTAAAGATGAAAATATAGTATTTTTGTAGGAGATGATAAATTGAAATTTTATTCTCATCCGGATAAGCTTGTTTTGGAACATCTAATTGAAGTTAATGAACTTTCTCAAAAATATTGTGATAAAAAGTATGCTAAAGCAGAAGAAATTTTAAGTTTTACTCATGATTTTGGAAAGTACACTACTTTTTTTCAAGAATACATTAAGAGTAAAAATAAGACCAAAAATCAACTGAATGGTCATGGATTTATTTCAGCATTATTTGGTGCATTTATTGCTCTAGATGTTTATGAAGATATAATGCCAGTAATTATATATAATTCAATACTTCATCATCATGGAAGTATAAAAAGTGCATATGTAAACCTACCTAAAAGTTTTAAAAGAGAAGTTATAGATAGAGTTGATCTTATGGACAAAATTGACAATGCACTTGAACAAATAGCTGATATTGAAAAAAATAAAGAGTTTATTGGAGATGATTATAAAAAAATAGGATATGGGGATTATTTTAATACATTCATAGAACAAAAGCCTTTTGAAAAAATATTAACTAAGCTTAGAAAATTGCAGTATGGTTTTGAGTATAAGAATGATAGTGAAAAATATTATTTTGTAAGTCAAATGCTTTATAGTTCCCTTATTGCTGCTGACAAAATTAGTGCCGCTAACCTAAAGCTTTCTGAAGTAAAGTTTGCAAGTTTTGAAATCTTAAATAAATCTAAAAATGAAAGATTTAAAGATAATGCAGAGGAAAAGGTAAATCTAATCAGAAGTAAAATATTTAATGAAGTTCAAGAACAAATTAAGCTTTCATATAAAAATAATAAAATTTTTTCAATAACCTCGCCTACAGGGACAGGTAAAACCTACTGTGGTTTTTTTGCCGCTTTAAAATTAAGAGAGCTTTTAGGTGATAATAGAAAGATTATATACTCACTTCCTTTCACATCAATAATAAATCAGAATTACTCCTCCATATATTCTCTTTTTGAAAGTATAGATAATTTTGAAAACGAAAGTAGCGAATATATTATAAAACATCATAGCCTTGCAGATGTTGATTATAATAGTGAATATGATGATTATACAAAGGTTAAGGCTGAAATGTTAATAGAAAATTGGAATAGCGGTATAGTGATTACAACATTTGTTCAACTTCTTCAAACTTTAATTGGAAATAAAAATAGGATGCTTAAAAAATTTAATGCTATAAGAAAATCAATAATTATATTAGATGAAGTTCAAGCAATAGATATAGAATATTTAAAGCTTGTAGAATTTATTTTAACAGCAGCTAGTGAATATCTTGATTGCAGAATAATAATGATGACTGCAACAAAACCGCTTATGCTTTTAAATTCGGTTGAACTTTTAAAGGATAATAAAAAGTATTTTGATATGTTCAATAGAACCTCTATTATTCCAAGACTTAATCCAATTAAAATACATGATTTTGTGGAGGAATTTTATGAAAATATGGAGGAAAAATCTTATCTTGTAATATGCAATACTATATCACAGTCTTTAAAAATTTATAATGAACTTAAAAATAGTGGGAGAATAGTTTTGTATTTATCAACTAACATTTTACCATGCCATAGAAAAGAAAGAATAGATGAAGTAATATCACGATTAGATAAAGGTGAAAAAATAATACTTGTGTCAACTCAAGTTGTTGAAGCTGGTGTGGATTTTGATTTTGATGTTGTTATAAGAGATATAGCACCTATTTCTTCTATAATACAGTCTGCTGGTAGGTGTAATAGAAATGGTAAAAAGAAGATTGGAAATGTATATATTTATGCTATGGTTGATGATAGTGGATCATATTATAGTAAAAGAGTTTATGGAAAAACTTTAATAAATATAAGTATGGAGCTTTTGAAGGATGAAAAAATTATAGAAGAAAAAGAGTATTTTGAACTTGTTGCAAAGTATTTTAATGAGGTTGATAAGTATAAAAATCAGGATGTCTCCTTTGAGTTTGAAAAGTCAATTATAAAAATGCATTTTAGTGAAGAGGACTATAGTATAGATAAGTTTTCACTTATAAAAGAAAAAGATAATTATGTTGATGTGTTTTTTAGAATTAATGATGAGGCTGAAGAGGTTTATGGAAAACTTTTAGCTGCACTAAAAATTAAAGATATTGAATTGAAGAGTGAAAAAATGCTTGAAATAAAGAGCAGCATTAGAGAATATATTTTATCTATTCCAGTTAAGCATATTGATAGAGTAAATGATAAAGAGGATTTAATTTTGAATCTTCCTGAAAGTGCATGTGAAGTATATTATGACAATAAGACTGGATATAAAAGAGAACAGGAAGAAGATTTTTTTGTTATGTAGAGGTGAGATTGTGGAAATTAACGGAACTATGCTGTGGTATTATAATGTATGCAAACGTGAAGTATGGCTTATGTCTAGATCAATAGTACCAGATCAGCAGGATGAAAATATAGATTTAGGTAGATTTATTCATGAGCGTACATATAAAAGAAACAATAAGGAAATAAGCTTTGGTAATGTTAAATTTGATGTTATTTTTAAGTCGAAAAATAAGATAACTATCGGTGAAACAAAGAAGTCTTCAAGGTATGCTGAAGCTTCAAAATGGCAGCTTATATATTATTTAAATGAGCTAAAAAATGCAGGAATAGAGGCAAAAGGTGTCTTACTGTATCCAGAAGAAAAAAAGCGAACTGAAATAGAATTAACAGATGAATCAATTAGTAAGCTTTCAGGAATGTGCTTAGATATAGAAAAGATATATACTGAAAATCATCCTCCGGTAGCTGTTAAGATAGGCTTTTGTAAAAATTGTGGATATAAAGAGTACTGTTATTCTTAAGGAGGGTAAGTAGTGAAAAAGGATATTTATATTTTTAATGATGGAGATTTAAAAAGGAAAGACAATACTGTATATTTTGAAAGTGAAGGAAAGAAAAAGTATTTGCCAGTAGAGGAATTAAACAATATTTGGGTGTTTGGTGAAATCAATTTAAATAAAAAATTTCTGGATTTTGTGTCTCAAAAGGAAATATGCATACACTTTTTTAATTATTATGGATATTATACAGGAACTTTTTATCCAAGAGAGCATTTAAACTCTGGATATGTAATTTTAAAGCAAGCTGAAAATTATCTTGATTATGAAAAGAGAATAAAAATAGCTAAGATGATAATAGAAACTGCTGTTGAAAATATAATTATAATTTTAAAATATTATAATAGTAGGGGAGTAGAGCTTGAGGTTGAAATTACAGATATGGCAGAAAAGAAAGAGCTTATGGAAAATTGTAAAACAGTAGAGGAACTTATGGCTGTTGAAGGAAATATGAGGCAAGGTTACTATGGATGTTTTTCAAAAATAATAAAAAATCCAGAATTTGAGTTTAAAGTAAGGAGTAAGCGCCCTCCACGTGACAAAATAAATGCTTTAATTAGTTTTGGAAATTCTATGATGTATACAACTGTTTTGGGTGAAATATATCAAACTCAGTTAGATCCAAGAATAGGCTATTTACATTCAACTAATATGAGGAGATTTTCTCTTAATCTTGATATTGCTGAAATATTTAAACCTATAATAGTGGATAGAACTATTTTTTCGATTCTTAATAGAAATGAGCTAACGGAAAAGGATTTTGAAGCTGATCTTAATGGTATAATGCTTAATGAGAGAGGGCGAAAAAAGTTTATTGAAGAATATAATAACAAACTGTTAACAACAATAAAGCATCCTAAAATAGGAACTACTGTAAGTTATAAGCGCATAATAAGACTTGAATTATACAAGCTTCAAAAGTATATTACAGAGGATGAACCGTATGATGGTTTTATTGCGAGGTGGTAGTTAGTGTTTGTGATACTTGTTTATGACTTTGGTGAAAAACGTGTTGGTCGTGCACTTAAAATATGTAGAAAATATTTAACGTGGGTACAAAATTCTGTTTTTGAAGGAGATATAAGTGTAGCAAATCTAAAGAAGTTAAAGTATGAGCTTTCTGATATTATGATGCCTGGTGAGGATTCTATAATAATATATACTTTTAAAAGTACAAAGTATTCAAAGCGAGAAGTACTTGGAGTTTCTAAAAATAAGCAGGATATATTTTTATGATTTTAAAATTGTTTATACAGTTAAATGAAAATTTCTCGTCGACCCTGAGTAGTTTAAAACACTGGGGGTCGACGATTTTTTAGTTTGTAGTAAAATAGGGAGTTTAGATTGATTTTTTATTAATCTTTGAGGAAATGTGTAAAATTTGATTTTTTAAGAAAGCTGATGTATGCTAATTTGATGGTTTTTTAGAGTACCCATAAGGAATTGAAGCTTGTGGTAAAATAAAGAAAGAGGTTGGATGTGTTATAGAAGGATAATGGGTCTGGCGACCCAAACCCCTGGTAGGATTGCATTTAGAGTACCTATAAGGGATTGAAACTGTGGATGAAATGGAGAAAGTGGTTGGATGTGTTATAGAAGGATAATGGGTCTGGCGACCCAAACCCCTGGTAGGATTGCATTTAGAGTACCTATGAGGGATTAAAACTGTGGGTGAAATGAAGAAAGATATTATATGAAGTTAAAGAAGGATAATGGACTTCGCCAAACCTCTGATATGATTGCATTCGGAGTACTTATTATTATATTTACGTATATTTGAATTTAGGAAATTAAAGGATTAATAGGTAAATAAATCTAACTGAAAATTTGTCATCGACCCTTAGTAGTGTAAAAACACTGGGGGGTCGACGATTTTTTGGTTTGTAGTAAAATAGCGGGTTTTGATTGGTTTTTCATTAATTTTGAAGAAAGTTTGTAAAAGTTGATTTTTTGAAGAAGCTGATGTATGCTATATTTGATGGGTTTTTAGAATACCTATGAGGAATTGAAACCTGGAAGTATAACTTATAATTTAATTTATATCTAAGTTTTTAGAATACCTATGAGGAATTGAAACAAAAAAGGGGATGTTTTAAAAAATATTTGTATTTACAGTTTTTAGAATACCTATGAGGAATTGAAACTATTTGCCAGAAGACTATGATACAAAGTACAGAAAGGTTTTTAGAATACCTATGAGGAATTGAAACAATTCTATAAAGACCGTCAGCGGTGAAGCACTAACGTTTTTAGAATACCTATGAGGAATTGAAACAACTTTTTCCCTATGCGAAAAATTGCATAATATTTAGTGTTTTTAGAATACCTATGAGGAATTGAAACTTTGAGTGAAATGGATAAAGAGGTTGGATGTGGTTAAAGAAGGATAATGGACTTCGTCCAAACCTCTGGGAGGATTGCTTTCAGAATACCTATAAGGAATTGAAACAGTGGGTGAAATGAAGAAAGTGGTTGGATGTGGTTATAGAAGGATAATGGACTCCGTCCAAGCCTCTGGTAGGATTAGAAGGATAATGGGTCTGACAACCCAAGCCCCTAGTAAGATTGCTTTCAGAATAACGATTAGAAAATTTTAAAATGATAGAATAAATAAGTAAGAATTAAGAGATAAATAAAAGTAACTTAAAATTTGTCGTCGACCCTGAGTAGTGTAAAAACACTGGGGGTCGACGATTTTTTGGTTTTTAGTAAAATAGCGGATTTTGATTGGTTTTTCATTAATTTTCAAGAAAGTTTGTAAAAGTTGATTTTTTGAAGAAGCTGATGTATGCTATATTTAATGGGTTTTTAGAATACCTATAAGGAATTGAAACTGCTTTATGGTTTTGATTCTTTAGATCCTTTTATTGTTCTTAGAGTACCTATAAGGAATTGAAACTGTGGGTGAAATGAAGAAAGATATTATATGAAGTTATAGAAGGATAATGGGTCTGGCGACCCAAACCCCTGGTAGAATTGCATTTAGAATACCTATAAGGAATTAAAACACAAAATATATTACTACTTTAGATTTTTCCTTACACAGTTTGTAGAATACATATACTGAATTGAAACAGTGGTGAAATGAGGAAAGAGTTAGGATGAAGTTAAAGAAAGACAATGGACTACGTCAAAACCTCTGATATGATTGCATTCGGAGTACTTATTATTATATTTACGTATATTTGAATTTAGGAAATTAAAGAATTAATAAGTAAATAAATCTAACTGAAAATTTGTCGTCGACCCTTAGTAGTGTAAAAACACTGGGGGGTCGACGATTTTTTGGTTTGTAGTAAAATAGCGGGTTTTGATTGGTTTTTCATTAATTTTGAAGAAAGTTTGTAAAAGTTGATTTTTTGAAGAAGCTGATGTATGCTATATTTGATGGGTTTTTAGAATACCTATGAGGAATTGAAACTTTATTAATTTGCTTGCTTGATCCTGTAAATCACTGTTTTTAGAATACCTATGAGGAATTGAAACATAACACTTAGATATATCGGAGTAGAGCAGCAAGCGTTTTTAGAATACCTATGAGGAATTGAAACTGGGAACTGACTTGAATAGCTCTGTACTGACACTTGGTAAGGTTTTTAGAATACCTATGAGGAATTGAAACTTTTTATATTCATAGTCAATTTTATACGGTATAAAGCGTTTTTAGAATACCTATGAGGAATTGAAACATATCTTGTCCTTTATAAAAGAATTCTGGATTAACTGTTTTTAGAATACCTATGAGGAATTGAAACCTGTTTCCCCATTAGTATTTGTTGCTCCACTGCTTATAGTTTTTAGAATACCTATGAGGAATTGAAACAGGCTTCATATAACGTAACAATTAAAGGTGGTACTGTTTTTAGAATACCTATGAGGAATTGAAACTCCATTATGCTAGATGTGTTTTTGTTGTTTAAAACTGTGTTTTTAGAATACCTATGAGGAATTGAAACTTAGAACATGAAAGTACTGAAGACTTTGGGCAATTAGGTTTTTAGAATACCTATGAGGAATTGAAACCCCATTATACCGGCTGTAGATTTTTCCGGTAAACCTTTGTTTTTAGAATACCTATGAGGAATTGAAACAAACTAAATCCGTAATTAGCCATTAGTTACTCCGTAGTTTTTAGAATACCTATGAGGAATTAAAACTGTGGGTGAAATGGAGAAAGAGATTGAATGTGGTTAAAGAAGAATAATATGGTCATAGCTACTAGACCATTGGTAAGATTGATTTTAGAGAATCTACTATTAAATTTAAATATATTGGAATTTGCTAGATTGAAGAATTAATAGATAAATAAATCTAACTTAAAATTTGTCGTCGACCCTTAGTAGTGTAAAAACACCGGGGGGTCGACGATTTTTTAGTTTGTAGTGAAATAGCGGGTTTGGATTGATTTTACATTAATTCTGAAGAAAATTTGTAAAAGTTGATTTTTTGAAGAAGCTGATGTATGCTATATTTGATGGGTTTTTAGAGTACCTATAAGGAATTGAAACATTCCATTGGCTTTAAGTCCTGTAGCATCAAACATTGTTTTTAGAGTACCTATAAGGAATTGAAACCTTTCTGCTGTAGCGATTCTTGTTGACAGCCCTGTGACGGTTTTTAGAGTACCTATAAGGAATTGAAACTCGCATTGATTCCTCTTTTTATATCTGTAATAGTAATGTTTTTAGAGTACCTATAAGGAATTGAAACTAGTATCTAATACATCGGCTTGTTGCCTCATATCTGGTTTTTAGAGTACCTATAAGGAATTGAAACTGTGAAATTCATCTTTCTTCTTTTTAGGGTTGTATTGTTTTTAGAGTACCTATAAGGAATTGAAACTCATAAATTTTAAGTGTTTTAGAAGAAACATTTCCTTGTTTTTAGAGTACTTATAAGGAATTGAAACTGTGGGTGAAATGAAGAAAAATATTATATGAAGTTATAAAAGGATAATGGGTCTTACGACCCAAACCCCTGGTAGGATTGCTTTCAGAATACCTATGAGGAATTAAAACTGTGGGTGAAATGGAGAAAGAGATTGAATGTGGTTAAAGAAGAATAATGGACTTCGCCCAAACCTCTGATATGATTGCATTCGGAGTACTTATTATTATATTTACGTATATTTGAATTTAGGAAATTGAAGAATTAATAGATAAATAAATCTAACTGAAAATTTGTCGTCGACCCTGAGTAGTGTAAAAACACCGTGGGGTCGACGATTTTTTAGTTTGTAGTAAAATAGCGGGTTTGGATTGATTTTACATTAATTCTGAAGAAAATTTGTAAAAGTTGATTTTTTAAGAAAGCTGATGTATGCTATATTTGATG
The Clostridium felsineum DSM 794 DNA segment above includes these coding regions:
- a CDS encoding CRISPR-associated helicase/endonuclease Cas3; this encodes MKFYSHPDKLVLEHLIEVNELSQKYCDKKYAKAEEILSFTHDFGKYTTFFQEYIKSKNKTKNQLNGHGFISALFGAFIALDVYEDIMPVIIYNSILHHHGSIKSAYVNLPKSFKREVIDRVDLMDKIDNALEQIADIEKNKEFIGDDYKKIGYGDYFNTFIEQKPFEKILTKLRKLQYGFEYKNDSEKYYFVSQMLYSSLIAADKISAANLKLSEVKFASFEILNKSKNERFKDNAEEKVNLIRSKIFNEVQEQIKLSYKNNKIFSITSPTGTGKTYCGFFAALKLRELLGDNRKIIYSLPFTSIINQNYSSIYSLFESIDNFENESSEYIIKHHSLADVDYNSEYDDYTKVKAEMLIENWNSGIVITTFVQLLQTLIGNKNRMLKKFNAIRKSIIILDEVQAIDIEYLKLVEFILTAASEYLDCRIIMMTATKPLMLLNSVELLKDNKKYFDMFNRTSIIPRLNPIKIHDFVEEFYENMEEKSYLVICNTISQSLKIYNELKNSGRIVLYLSTNILPCHRKERIDEVISRLDKGEKIILVSTQVVEAGVDFDFDVVIRDIAPISSIIQSAGRCNRNGKKKIGNVYIYAMVDDSGSYYSKRVYGKTLINISMELLKDEKIIEEKEYFELVAKYFNEVDKYKNQDVSFEFEKSIIKMHFSEEDYSIDKFSLIKEKDNYVDVFFRINDEAEEVYGKLLAALKIKDIELKSEKMLEIKSSIREYILSIPVKHIDRVNDKEDLILNLPESACEVYYDNKTGYKREQEEDFFVM
- the cas4 gene encoding CRISPR-associated protein Cas4, with amino-acid sequence MEINGTMLWYYNVCKREVWLMSRSIVPDQQDENIDLGRFIHERTYKRNNKEISFGNVKFDVIFKSKNKITIGETKKSSRYAEASKWQLIYYLNELKNAGIEAKGVLLYPEEKKRTEIELTDESISKLSGMCLDIEKIYTENHPPVAVKIGFCKNCGYKEYCYS
- the cas1b gene encoding type I-B CRISPR-associated endonuclease Cas1b — its product is MKKDIYIFNDGDLKRKDNTVYFESEGKKKYLPVEELNNIWVFGEINLNKKFLDFVSQKEICIHFFNYYGYYTGTFYPREHLNSGYVILKQAENYLDYEKRIKIAKMIIETAVENIIIILKYYNSRGVELEVEITDMAEKKELMENCKTVEELMAVEGNMRQGYYGCFSKIIKNPEFEFKVRSKRPPRDKINALISFGNSMMYTTVLGEIYQTQLDPRIGYLHSTNMRRFSLNLDIAEIFKPIIVDRTIFSILNRNELTEKDFEADLNGIMLNERGRKKFIEEYNNKLLTTIKHPKIGTTVSYKRIIRLELYKLQKYITEDEPYDGFIARW
- the cas2 gene encoding CRISPR-associated endonuclease Cas2; this encodes MFVILVYDFGEKRVGRALKICRKYLTWVQNSVFEGDISVANLKKLKYELSDIMMPGEDSIIIYTFKSTKYSKREVLGVSKNKQDIFL